The sequence below is a genomic window from Sorangiineae bacterium MSr12523.
CGGCCGTCCGAGCACGTACGCCGAGATCATCAGCAAGGTGCAGGCGCGCGACTACGTCGAGAAGCTCGACGGGCGCTTCCGCCCCACGACGCTCGGCATGTACGTGGTCGATGGCCTCGTGCGCAGCGAGCTCGATTTCATGGACCCGGCGTTCACCTCCAGCATGGAGGCGGAGCTCGACGAGGTCGAGGCCGGCAACGAAGACCGCGTGGTGCTGCTGTCGCGCTTCTACAAGCGCTTCCGAAAGCAGCTCGACGAGGGGAAAAAGCAAAAGCGCTGGAATCCCGAGCCGGAGCCGACGGGCGAGATCTGCGACGTCTGCAACGAAGGCGAGATGATGAAGCGCTGGTCGAAGAACGGATGGTTCCTCGGCTGCGCGAACTACCCCAAGTGCAAGAACACGCGCGACCTCGGCCCCGATGGCAAGGGCACGCAGGTGCGCGAGACGGACGTCATCTGCGACAAGTGCAGCAAGCCGATGGTGATCCGCAGCGGTCGTTACGGCGAGTTCCTGTCGTGCACGGGCTACCCGGGTTGCAAGAACGCGAAGCCGGTGCCGCTCGGCGTGCCGTGCCCGAAGTGCGGTGGAGACCTCATCGAGGTTCGTCCCAAGAAGAAGGGCGGAAAGACGTTCTACGGCTGCTCGAATTACAATCACGAGACGCTGAAGTGCGATTTCAAGCTCTGGCAAAAGCCAATTCAATCCCCTTGCCCGGATTGCGGTGCAGCCTTCTTGGTGATGGGCGGCACGAAGGCAAAACCGATGATCGCCTGCGCCAACAAGGAGTGCGGCTACAAGCGGTCGCCGGATGCGCCGGAGCCTGAAGTGACAACTTCAGTGACCACTAACGCGAATGGATCGGTGTCGGGTGAACCTCCTGCAGCAAATGCCGAAGAGGAGGTCGCCTCGAAAACGAGGCCATCGGGCGCTGCAAATAAGCTGTCGAGCGCGGATGGTGTTGCGGTCGCGCGTGCAGTGAGCCAGAGCTAATAGCGACGAATTATGAAATCCAGGTTGGGGGGGACTGGCTGAAGCGTAATTCGCAGCCAATTAAAAGTGTGTAGTGGGCAAGAAAAGCCAAAAAGAACGGGACCGCCTAGCGCTACCATGTGCTAAGGACCAACGCACAATCGATAAGGCGCGGTCCAAGGGGGTACGAATGAAGCTGTGGACGCAAGAGCGTGCGCGACCCACGCGTCCTCGACGGGTTTCTTCTGGTCAAATGCGTGTCGGAACTCCGGTTTGGGATTTACCGTCGCTCGTCGAAGTGGCCGACGTCATCGTCATCGCTTCTGCGCTTGAAGATCGTGCCTGTTGGGAAGACGGGCGCATCGTCACCTACTCTCGCGTCCGTATCGACCGAGCGATCGCTGGGCATCTCGGTTCGGAGCCGCTTTGGATTCGCACCAAGGGCGGCACCATCGGGAGCATCTGCCAATTCGTCGATGGCGAAGCGGTGCTTCAGAAGACATGGCCCTCCTTGCTCTTCTTGGTCCGCGTTCCTGGCGCAGGCTTCGAGGTTGCCGGTGGTGCGCATGGCCAGTTCCCCATCGTCCTTGGTCCCCAAGACGAACCAAGGGCCATTCCAAGCCCATGGCTCTGCGTTCTGAACCCCATCGCCGAAGAGTTGAAGCTCGATCCGTTCTCCACGGTCACGCTCGACAAGATCTCGCGCGATCTTTCGAAAAGCTGGAACCGGGCTCACCCATCCAAGTGAGCGAATAGGGTCAGCGAGCGCGGCTTTCAAGCGGGCGTGATTGCCCATTGAAGCTGGGCCGCGCTTCGCGCAACTTACCCGGCTCATGAAACGTGCGCTGCGGATCGCGTTCGTCTGCGATCTTCTCGAAGAGGAATGGCCGAGCATGGATCTCGTCGCCGAGATGCTGCTCGAGCACGCCCAGCGCGACGAGCGGATCAGCACGATGCGCATCCGTCCCGCCTTCGCGCGAAGGTTGTCGCGGTTGCCTTTGGGTGCGCGGCGGGAGCGCTTCGCATTCAACGCCGACCGACTCGTCAATCGCATCTGGGACGTGCCACGCGCGGCGCGGAGCGTTCGACGTCAGAACGACGTCTTTCACGTCTGCGACCATAGCTATGCCCACGCCGTGCACGCGCTGCCGGCCGAGCGTGTCGGTGTCTACTGCCACGACCTGGATGCCTTTCGTTGCCTGCTCGAGCCGCAGGCGGAGCCACGCCCTCTCTGGTTCCGCGCCATGGCGCAACGGCTCCTTCGCGGCATGGAGAAAGCGCGCGTCGTCTTCTTTTCGACGGGCGCCGTGCGCGATGCCATTCGCAAGTACGATTTGCTCGACGAGCGAAAGCTGGTGCAAGCCTACTACGGAGTCTCGCCCGAGTTTCGCGTGACGCCGGATGCACCGGTGAGCCTCGAGCACCTGCCGATTCACACGCTCGGGGGAAGGCCGTTCCTGCTTCACGTCGGAAGCTGCATCCCGCGCAAGCGCATCGACGTCCTGCTCGACGTGTTCGCCGAAGCGCGGCGCGAGCATCCCGACCTACGCCTCGTGCAGATCGGCGGCACGTGGACGGACGAGCAGCGCGCCCGCATCGAGCGGCTTCACATCGGCGATGCGCTGGTGCAATTCCGCGGGATCGACCGCACCGAGCTGGCCGAGATTTACCGCCGCGCGACCTTGGTGCTCATGCCGAGCGAGCTCGAAGGATTCGGCCTTCCCGTCATCGAGGCCCTTTCCTGCGGCGCCAGCGTGCTCGCCAGCGACATCCCACCGCTGCGCGAGGTGGGAAACGACGCCGTATCGCTTTTGCCGGTGGCCGACATCGGCGCGTGGAGCGGGCACGTCGTGAAGCTTCTGCGCGATCCTTCGCAAGGTCCCTCCGCGGAGGTGCGCCTCGCCCAAGCCGCGCGCTTTTCGTGGACGTCGCACGCGAAAATCATCGTCGATACGTACCTCGGGCTCTCGTAGCATTCGCGGCCGATGCCGATCCGCCCATCCCCGCTGCCCTCGCTCAGCGCCATCCGCGTCTTCGAGGCCGCGG
It includes:
- a CDS encoding glycosyltransferase family 4 protein, with amino-acid sequence MKRALRIAFVCDLLEEEWPSMDLVAEMLLEHAQRDERISTMRIRPAFARRLSRLPLGARRERFAFNADRLVNRIWDVPRAARSVRRQNDVFHVCDHSYAHAVHALPAERVGVYCHDLDAFRCLLEPQAEPRPLWFRAMAQRLLRGMEKARVVFFSTGAVRDAIRKYDLLDERKLVQAYYGVSPEFRVTPDAPVSLEHLPIHTLGGRPFLLHVGSCIPRKRIDVLLDVFAEARREHPDLRLVQIGGTWTDEQRARIERLHIGDALVQFRGIDRTELAEIYRRATLVLMPSELEGFGLPVIEALSCGASVLASDIPPLREVGNDAVSLLPVADIGAWSGHVVKLLRDPSQGPSAEVRLAQAARFSWTSHAKIIVDTYLGLS